Proteins encoded by one window of Chryseobacterium sp. POL2:
- a CDS encoding DUF808 domain-containing protein, whose amino-acid sequence MASGFFAILDDLAALMDDVAVASKVATQKTAGILGDDLAVNAEKATGFESSREIPVLWAITKGSFLNKLIIVPIALLLNAFFPIVIKYVLIAGGCYLAFEGMEKIFHFLFHKKEIEQTDNNITEVLEHQLPEQQEKAKIKAAITTDFILSIEIVIIALGTVLKQPLNIQIVTVCIVSVLATVGVYGIVALIVRMDDAGFKLIDKSNNRGVFSKIGHFLVKLLPVVIKILGVVGTIALLLVSGGIFLHNIDYFHHLFPNVPDIIKEFGFGIVVGTAMVLVITLIQKIVQLARK is encoded by the coding sequence ATGGCTTCAGGCTTTTTTGCAATATTGGACGACCTTGCAGCACTCATGGATGATGTGGCTGTGGCAAGTAAGGTGGCGACACAAAAAACTGCAGGAATTCTGGGTGATGACCTCGCTGTTAATGCTGAAAAAGCGACAGGTTTTGAGTCTTCCCGCGAGATTCCTGTACTTTGGGCTATTACAAAAGGTTCGTTTCTCAACAAGTTGATAATTGTTCCGATTGCTTTGTTGCTGAATGCTTTTTTTCCAATTGTTATTAAATATGTATTAATTGCCGGAGGTTGTTATCTGGCTTTTGAGGGTATGGAAAAGATTTTTCATTTTCTGTTTCATAAAAAAGAAATTGAACAAACGGATAACAATATTACAGAAGTTCTTGAACATCAACTCCCAGAACAACAAGAAAAAGCAAAAATAAAAGCGGCCATTACCACAGATTTTATTTTGTCAATCGAGATTGTGATTATCGCGCTGGGAACGGTTTTAAAACAACCTCTGAATATTCAAATTGTAACGGTTTGTATTGTTTCTGTCTTGGCTACTGTCGGCGTTTATGGTATTGTTGCGCTGATTGTGAGAATGGATGACGCAGGATTCAAATTAATTGATAAATCCAACAACCGGGGCGTTTTTTCGAAAATAGGACATTTTTTGGTAAAACTTTTACCAGTCGTTATTAAGATATTGGGCGTTGTTGGGACGATAGCTTTGTTATTGGTTTCTGGTGGAATCTTCCTCCACAACATCGATTATTTCCATCATCTTTTTCCGAATGTTCCAGATATAATTAAAGAATTTGGATTCGGTATTGTGGTGGGAACTGCTATGGTTTTGGTAATTACTTTAATTCAGAAAATTGTACAATTGGCTCGGAAATAA
- a CDS encoding NAD-dependent epimerase/dehydratase family protein: MNTATERILITGALGQIGTELTLKLVELYGKENVFASGLDKWKEGITEAGHYERLDVSNFEAMTDFIKEHQITTVYHLASLLSGTSEKQPLFAWKLNLEPLIHLCELAKQGVINKIFWPSSIAVFGKGIPKENVGQEVVLNPSTVYGISKMAGEKWCEYYFEKYNVDIRSIRYPGLISWKAPAGGGTTDYAVEIFYEAVENGSYTSFIKEDTKMPMLYMDDAINATIKLMTAPKEQVRVRTSYNLGGMSFNPKELSEEIKKIMPEFTIKYEPDFRQAIADSWPASIDDSVAKQDWGLSYNFDIESMSKDMIKNLKIKLAK, encoded by the coding sequence ATGAACACGGCTACAGAACGCATTCTTATCACCGGTGCTCTGGGACAAATAGGCACTGAACTTACCCTAAAACTTGTAGAACTCTATGGCAAAGAAAATGTCTTCGCATCTGGACTAGACAAATGGAAAGAAGGGATTACCGAAGCGGGACATTATGAAAGATTGGACGTTTCCAATTTTGAAGCAATGACCGACTTTATCAAAGAACATCAAATTACAACGGTGTACCATTTAGCTTCTCTCCTATCCGGAACTTCGGAAAAGCAGCCTCTTTTCGCCTGGAAGCTTAACCTAGAACCACTTATCCACCTTTGCGAATTGGCAAAACAAGGTGTTATTAATAAAATATTTTGGCCAAGCTCCATCGCAGTTTTTGGAAAAGGTATTCCTAAAGAAAATGTAGGACAAGAGGTGGTTCTTAACCCTTCTACAGTCTACGGAATTTCGAAAATGGCTGGTGAAAAATGGTGCGAATATTATTTTGAAAAATATAATGTTGACATCAGAAGTATCCGTTATCCAGGTTTGATTTCTTGGAAAGCGCCGGCTGGCGGTGGAACAACAGATTATGCGGTAGAAATTTTCTACGAAGCGGTAGAGAACGGTAGCTACACAAGCTTCATCAAAGAAGATACGAAAATGCCAATGCTGTACATGGATGATGCGATAAACGCAACAATCAAATTGATGACGGCACCAAAAGAACAAGTTAGGGTAAGAACTTCTTATAATCTTGGCGGGATGAGTTTCAATCCTAAAGAATTGTCAGAAGAAATTAAAAAAATTATGCCTGAATTTACTATTAAATACGAACCCGATTTCCGTCAAGCGATTGCAGATTCTTGGCCAGCAAGTATTGATGATTCTGTAGCAAAACAAGATTGGGGACTTAGTTATAATTTTGATATCGAAAGCATGTCAAAAGATATGATTAAAAACCTAAAAATAAAATTGGCTAAATAA
- a CDS encoding threonine aldolase family protein yields the protein MKYSFKNDYTEACHPRILQALIETNETQQLGYGQDEYCQQATKLFQEKIKNENAGVYFVSGGTQANLLVISSLLKPFESVISADFGHIQTNETGAIEAVGHKINLIQTKDGKITPSDIQVVLDKHPNIPHQVRPKLVYISNTTEIGTHYSKTELEKLYQFCQSKNLYLFIDGARMSQAIAIPEAELSLEIIAKNSDVFYFGGTKNGALIGEAIIFNNEKLSEDFPFVIKQKGAMLAKGRLLGIQFLELLKDDLYLELGKHANRQTQKIKSAFEKKNVSFLTNSLSNQIFPILKNDHIKILQHEFDFYIWQQIDAEHSAIRLICSWATTDEVVGQLITNIENL from the coding sequence ATGAAATATTCTTTTAAAAATGATTATACAGAAGCTTGTCATCCTCGGATTTTGCAAGCCTTAATAGAGACTAACGAAACACAGCAATTGGGCTATGGACAAGACGAATATTGCCAACAAGCTACAAAATTGTTTCAGGAAAAAATAAAAAATGAAAATGCTGGCGTATATTTCGTAAGTGGCGGAACGCAGGCTAATTTGTTGGTGATTTCTTCTTTGTTAAAACCTTTTGAAAGCGTTATATCTGCGGATTTTGGACATATCCAAACCAACGAAACGGGCGCCATAGAAGCGGTTGGGCATAAGATTAATCTCATTCAAACTAAAGATGGAAAGATTACACCCAGCGATATACAAGTGGTTTTGGACAAACATCCAAATATTCCTCATCAGGTGCGACCAAAGCTGGTTTATATTTCAAATACCACCGAAATTGGAACACATTATTCTAAAACAGAATTGGAAAAGTTGTATCAATTTTGTCAATCCAAAAATCTTTATCTTTTTATTGATGGCGCTAGAATGTCACAAGCCATTGCGATTCCTGAGGCTGAATTGAGTCTGGAAATTATCGCGAAAAATTCTGATGTTTTTTATTTTGGAGGAACCAAAAATGGCGCTTTAATAGGCGAAGCGATTATTTTTAATAACGAAAAATTAAGCGAAGATTTTCCTTTTGTTATCAAACAAAAAGGTGCGATGTTGGCGAAAGGCAGATTGTTGGGCATTCAGTTTCTGGAGCTTTTGAAAGATGATTTGTATCTCGAATTGGGAAAACATGCCAATCGACAAACCCAAAAGATAAAGTCGGCTTTTGAAAAGAAAAATGTGTCTTTTTTGACAAATTCTTTGAGCAATCAGATTTTTCCGATTCTTAAAAATGACCATATCAAAATTTTACAACACGAATTTGATTTTTATATCTGGCAACAGATTGATGCAGAACATTCTGCCATTCGGTTGATTTGCTCTTGGGCGACCACGGATGAAGTTGTTGGCCAATTAATCACAAACATTGAAAATCTGTAA
- a CDS encoding sulfurtransferase has product MKPILRIPCFNTIKDSPELRIFDVRTGPKAFENYEKEHLKNAVYVSLDNDLAEIGNFENGGRHPLPSPEKFAQTLGDLGISPQSHVIMYDDKNGGNAAARFWWMLKAFGHVKVQVLDGGLQRAISENLETESGNFKYQKSNYPITDWKLPQKNIDEVEAATLKKNAVIIDVREAQRYNGITEPIDLVAGHIPNAINMPFAENLDENGNFKTPEELHVKYEKLFNDFSKENIIVHCGSGVTACHTLLAMNEAGFEIPNLYVGSWSEWSRNKL; this is encoded by the coding sequence ATGAAACCGATTTTAAGAATACCATGTTTTAATACAATAAAAGACAGTCCAGAACTCAGAATTTTTGATGTGAGAACAGGTCCAAAGGCTTTTGAAAACTACGAAAAAGAACATCTCAAAAATGCTGTTTATGTCAGTCTAGATAATGATTTAGCAGAAATTGGTAATTTTGAAAATGGTGGACGTCACCCTTTGCCAAGTCCAGAAAAATTTGCACAGACTTTAGGCGATTTGGGAATTTCGCCGCAATCGCATGTTATTATGTATGATGATAAAAATGGTGGTAATGCCGCTGCGAGATTTTGGTGGATGCTAAAAGCTTTTGGTCACGTGAAAGTTCAGGTTTTGGATGGTGGACTTCAACGAGCTATTTCGGAAAATTTAGAAACAGAATCGGGAAATTTTAAATATCAAAAAAGCAATTATCCAATTACAGATTGGAAACTTCCACAAAAAAATATCGATGAAGTAGAAGCAGCTACTTTGAAAAAAAATGCTGTAATCATCGATGTTCGCGAAGCACAACGTTATAACGGGATTACCGAACCGATAGATTTGGTGGCGGGGCATATTCCCAATGCGATTAACATGCCGTTTGCTGAAAATCTGGACGAGAATGGAAATTTTAAAACACCTGAAGAATTGCATGTAAAATATGAAAAGCTGTTCAACGATTTTTCTAAAGAAAATATTATTGTGCATTGTGGTTCGGGTGTAACAGCTTGCCATACGCTGTTGGCGATGAACGAAGCTGGTTTTGAAATTCCAAATCTTTATGTCGGATCTTGGAGCGAATGGTCCAGAAACAAATTGTAG
- a CDS encoding polysaccharide deacetylase: protein MLLLSINLTIPFGKDRINPEIDDETLIASLEQNIEIIVQNLDIYSTLVTFFVDVSIAERLKKTLKKLTTAGHEVAFYNIRSTTSEIEIAKKILEDELQKKIRGLRQKLLKLPNKDIKSLDFSYVSNIEHSNIGFIFRRLKKDKTKLYYDDSLVFVPESLSPYSQLPFNDYVFQITPQKFYENMILETLQNEDYVQVYMNAWQFFEKEELPYAFPFYKKYNLGKSFEDKLIAFLDFVTENELATSRMKDYLF, encoded by the coding sequence ATGCTGTTACTAAGTATTAACCTTACAATTCCTTTTGGAAAAGACCGTATCAATCCAGAAATTGATGATGAAACATTAATAGCATCTTTGGAACAAAATATAGAAATAATTGTTCAAAACCTTGACATCTATTCTACTCTTGTCACTTTTTTTGTTGATGTTTCTATTGCAGAACGCCTTAAGAAAACTTTAAAAAAACTAACAACGGCAGGACACGAGGTTGCTTTTTACAACATTCGTTCTACAACTTCCGAAATCGAAATTGCTAAAAAGATTCTTGAAGATGAACTTCAAAAAAAAATCCGCGGCCTTCGTCAAAAACTCCTAAAACTTCCTAATAAAGATATAAAAAGCTTGGACTTTTCTTATGTTTCGAATATCGAACATTCCAATATTGGTTTTATTTTTAGACGTTTAAAAAAGGATAAAACAAAGCTTTATTATGATGACAGCCTCGTCTTTGTGCCAGAAAGTTTGTCACCGTATTCGCAATTACCTTTCAACGATTATGTGTTCCAAATAACGCCTCAGAAGTTTTATGAAAATATGATTTTGGAAACTTTGCAAAACGAAGATTACGTCCAAGTTTACATGAATGCTTGGCAATTTTTTGAAAAAGAGGAACTTCCTTACGCATTTCCTTTTTACAAAAAATACAATCTTGGAAAAAGTTTTGAGGACAAATTGATTGCTTTCCTGGATTTTGTGACAGAAAATGAACTAGCAACTTCTCGAATGAAGGATTATTTGTTTTAA